Proteins encoded by one window of Cyanobium sp. NS01:
- a CDS encoding NAD(P)H-quinone oxidoreductase subunit F, translating to MTVAFLETAWLVPLYPLAAAFLSLAWSPGVIWRTGPRPCGYLNLLMVSVAFCHAVLALLGLHARQLAVDATALEPVRFGWTWMDTAGLKIGFDGLITEPALIAMIVITGLHVLVQIYTIGYLEMDWGWARFFGSLSCFEAGLCALVLTDSLFFSYVILELLTLGTYLIVGTWYNQSLVVKGARDAFLTKRIGDLILLAGVIALLPITGTWNFHGLQAWAEAQIAASPDGHVTLPLSVTLILLALIAGPMGKCAQIPLHLWLDEAMESPLPSTVLRNSVVVLGGAWVLLRLQPLLALSPLVGSVLVVVGGSTALVGALIALAQVDVKRALSFLVSSWLGLLFVAVGLGGVPVANHLLLVYPLPMALLLMVVGTVLVSNVTQDLTQLGGLWSRRPLTGLAFLVGSAGLIGLPPFAGFSPLRELLALTAGSTHPVLLSGVVLLSNGLIAAGLIRVFGLIWGGSPSAFTARSAEVLWLMVLPTTVLMGLVLHLPIILTSSGVFGLSALPAWGPMAVPLLLSTVAGCGLSAVFYLRPHPLAKLPAAMGGFQRWLAHDMDTERFYHRTVVALVLALARLGAWSDGRVVDGFSTGTGAAAMASARRLSFTTSGRTQLYALTLIVGVVLMAAWLLANPTPLLPTTLP from the coding sequence GGTCACCCGGCGTCATCTGGCGCACCGGACCCCGCCCCTGCGGCTACCTCAACCTGCTGATGGTGAGTGTGGCGTTCTGCCATGCCGTGCTGGCACTGCTCGGGCTCCACGCCAGGCAGCTGGCCGTCGACGCGACGGCCCTGGAACCGGTGCGCTTCGGCTGGACCTGGATGGACACGGCAGGCCTGAAGATCGGCTTCGATGGGCTGATCACCGAGCCAGCCCTGATCGCCATGATCGTGATCACCGGTCTGCATGTGCTCGTGCAGATCTACACCATTGGCTATTTGGAAATGGATTGGGGCTGGGCTCGTTTCTTCGGCTCGCTCAGCTGCTTCGAAGCCGGCTTGTGTGCCCTCGTGCTCACAGACTCTCTCTTCTTCAGCTATGTGATTCTCGAGCTGCTCACCTTGGGCACCTACCTCATTGTGGGCACTTGGTACAACCAGTCGCTCGTGGTCAAGGGGGCCCGGGATGCCTTCCTCACCAAGCGGATCGGAGACCTGATCCTGCTGGCCGGCGTGATCGCCCTGCTGCCGATCACCGGCACCTGGAACTTCCATGGATTGCAGGCCTGGGCCGAGGCTCAGATCGCCGCCAGCCCCGATGGCCATGTCACCCTGCCACTCAGTGTCACCCTGATCCTGCTGGCCCTGATTGCCGGGCCGATGGGAAAATGTGCCCAGATTCCCCTGCACCTCTGGCTCGATGAGGCCATGGAGAGCCCCCTGCCCTCCACGGTGCTGCGCAACTCCGTGGTGGTTCTGGGTGGGGCCTGGGTGCTGTTGCGGCTGCAGCCGCTGCTGGCCCTCAGCCCGCTGGTGGGTTCGGTGCTGGTGGTGGTGGGAGGTTCCACGGCCCTGGTGGGCGCCCTGATTGCCCTGGCCCAGGTGGATGTGAAGCGAGCGCTCTCCTTCCTGGTGAGCAGCTGGTTGGGCCTCCTGTTTGTTGCGGTCGGTCTGGGCGGCGTTCCCGTGGCCAACCACCTGCTGCTCGTCTACCCCCTGCCCATGGCCCTGCTGCTGATGGTGGTGGGCACCGTGCTGGTGAGCAATGTGACCCAGGACCTCACCCAGCTCGGGGGCCTGTGGAGCCGGCGTCCCCTCACCGGTCTGGCCTTTCTCGTGGGCAGCGCCGGATTGATCGGCCTGCCGCCCTTCGCTGGTTTTTCACCCCTGCGCGAGTTGCTGGCTCTCACCGCCGGCAGCACCCATCCCGTTCTGCTCTCGGGCGTGGTGCTGCTGAGCAATGGCCTGATCGCCGCCGGATTGATCCGGGTGTTCGGCCTCATCTGGGGGGGCAGCCCTTCGGCCTTCACCGCTCGTTCGGCTGAGGTTCTCTGGCTGATGGTGCTTCCCACCACCGTGCTGATGGGTCTGGTGCTGCATCTGCCGATCATCCTGACCAGCAGCGGCGTGTTCGGGCTCTCAGCCCTGCCGGCCTGGGGCCCCATGGCCGTGCCGCTGCTGCTCAGCACCGTGGCGGGCTGCGGTCTTTCGGCCGTGTTCTATCTGCGCCCGCACCCTCTGGCGAAGCTGCCTGCTGCCATGGGCGGCTTCCAGCGCTGGTTGGCCCACGACATGGACACCGAGCGCTTCTATCACCGCACGGTGGTGGCCCTGGTGCTGGCCCTGGCCCGGCTCGGGGCCTGGAGTGATGGACGGGTGGTGGATGGCTTCAGCACCGGCACCGGCGCTGCGGCCATGGCCAGCGCCCGCCGGCTCAGCTTCACCACCAGCGGCCGCACTCAGCTCTATGCCCTCACCTTGATCGTCGGCGTGGTGCTGATGGCCGCCTGGCTGCTGGCCAATCCCACCCCGCTCCTTCCCACGACCCTGCCCTGA
- a CDS encoding NADH-quinone oxidoreductase subunit M, with protein MSLLILLLLVPLVAGLAVAVLPAEAAVRPRTLALAAVSVQLLLGGLCWLSQPADLALAWLPKLGLALELGLDGLSLPVVLLTALLTMLVLLASPADQSRPRLYVSLLLATNLGLVGAFLSQNALLFLLAFELVLIPTTLLVAIWGRANGRGAAIRYLMYGAVSGLALLAAVLAFGWLAQPGADAAAGMTLFSFQTLANASFSPSAGHWILGLLLLSFGLKLPIVPLHGWQPITYAEAPIPVVMLLSGSVSKLGAYGLLRFGVGLLPDAWASFSPWIAAAAAVSAVYGALNAIAQTDIRRVMAYSALGHMGLLTLALAAATPMSLQGAVAQVLAQGLITALLFSCVGLIERKTGTTSIPELSGLMNPIRGLPFTTGMLLIALMAAAGIPGLAGFPAELLVFEGSWVTFPRATLVCLVASGFTAVYAVRLFNRVGFGRLDNDRADWLATTWAERAPAIVLSALVLFAGLRPALLTGWSESTTAFLALRQSTGTTSTLLSRSTATAAAIAAALPPAPAFPSAATKELLA; from the coding sequence ATGTCGCTGCTCATCCTGTTGCTGTTGGTGCCCCTGGTCGCCGGCCTTGCGGTGGCCGTGCTGCCCGCCGAGGCAGCCGTTCGGCCCCGCACCCTGGCCCTCGCCGCCGTTTCCGTTCAGCTTCTGCTCGGGGGTCTGTGCTGGCTGAGTCAGCCGGCCGACCTGGCCCTGGCCTGGCTGCCGAAGCTGGGACTGGCGCTGGAGCTGGGCCTTGACGGCCTGTCCCTGCCGGTGGTGCTGCTCACCGCTCTGCTCACGATGCTGGTGCTGCTGGCCTCCCCTGCCGATCAGAGTCGGCCGCGGCTCTACGTGAGCCTGCTGCTGGCCACCAACCTCGGTCTGGTGGGAGCCTTCCTGTCCCAGAACGCCCTGCTGTTTCTGCTCGCCTTCGAACTGGTGCTCATCCCCACCACCCTGCTGGTGGCGATCTGGGGACGGGCCAATGGCCGCGGAGCCGCCATTCGCTATCTGATGTACGGGGCGGTGTCCGGCCTGGCCCTGCTGGCCGCGGTGCTCGCCTTCGGTTGGCTGGCCCAGCCTGGGGCTGATGCCGCCGCCGGCATGACGCTGTTCAGTTTCCAGACCCTCGCCAACGCCAGCTTCAGTCCATCGGCGGGCCATTGGATCCTGGGCCTGCTGCTTTTGAGCTTCGGCCTCAAGCTGCCGATCGTGCCCCTGCATGGCTGGCAGCCAATCACCTACGCCGAGGCACCGATCCCTGTGGTGATGCTGCTCAGCGGCTCAGTGTCGAAGCTGGGGGCCTATGGCCTGCTGCGCTTCGGCGTGGGTCTGCTGCCGGATGCGTGGGCCAGCTTCTCGCCCTGGATTGCGGCGGCGGCAGCCGTGAGCGCGGTGTACGGCGCCCTCAACGCCATTGCCCAGACCGACATCCGCCGTGTGATGGCCTACAGCGCCCTGGGCCACATGGGACTGCTCACCCTGGCCCTGGCCGCCGCCACGCCGATGAGCCTGCAGGGCGCCGTGGCTCAGGTGCTGGCCCAGGGGTTGATCACGGCCCTGCTGTTCTCCTGTGTGGGGCTGATCGAACGCAAGACGGGCACCACCTCCATCCCTGAACTCTCGGGCCTGATGAACCCGATTCGCGGCCTGCCGTTCACCACGGGCATGCTGTTGATTGCCCTGATGGCTGCCGCCGGTATTCCTGGACTGGCGGGCTTTCCGGCTGAGTTGCTGGTGTTTGAAGGCAGCTGGGTCACCTTCCCCAGGGCCACGCTGGTGTGCCTTGTGGCTTCCGGGTTCACCGCCGTCTACGCGGTGCGGCTGTTCAACCGTGTGGGCTTTGGACGTCTGGACAATGACCGCGCCGACTGGCTGGCCACGACATGGGCTGAGCGGGCTCCGGCGATCGTGCTTTCAGCCCTGGTTCTGTTTGCTGGACTCCGCCCGGCCCTGTTGACCGGATGGAGTGAATCCACCACGGCCTTTCTGGCCCTGAGACAGTCCACAGGCACCACCTCCACCCTGCTCTCCCGGTCGACGGCGACAGCAGCCGCCATTGCCGCTGCCCTACCTCCAGCCCCTGCCTTTCCCTCTGCCGCCACCAAGGAGCTCCTGGCATGA